Proteins found in one Paenibacillus dendritiformis genomic segment:
- the hprK gene encoding HPr(Ser) kinase/phosphatase, whose protein sequence is MKTVMIQQLVEKFKLEVLTGENRLNRTVSKTRVHRPGLEFAGYYEFFPQERIQVLGLKEIGYLHTLTEEERDARIRNVVKYHPPCFVVTRDQEGLTYLIDHCRREDIPLLRTSMTTSKFIGLVDSYVTKMLAPEIQVHGVCMNVAGIGILLRGKSGIGKSETALTLIRRGHRLVSDDAVVLRKMNPETLIGSHDGKTREFLALRSIGLINVARIYGRSAFQEETRIVLDIELTKWKDNELNNELELEPRFTEYMDVKVPTVQIQLQPGRDVASLVEAAANNYYLQQQGYSAAEEFISRLNM, encoded by the coding sequence ATGAAAACGGTCATGATTCAACAGCTCGTGGAGAAGTTCAAGCTTGAAGTGCTGACGGGGGAGAACCGCCTGAACCGCACCGTTTCCAAGACACGCGTGCACCGTCCGGGACTTGAATTCGCCGGGTACTATGAATTTTTCCCGCAGGAACGCATTCAAGTGCTTGGATTGAAGGAGATTGGGTACCTTCATACATTGACCGAGGAAGAGCGCGATGCCCGGATCAGAAACGTCGTGAAATACCATCCTCCTTGCTTCGTCGTTACTCGGGATCAGGAAGGGCTTACGTACTTGATCGATCATTGCCGGCGGGAAGACATTCCGCTGCTCCGAACCTCCATGACGACATCGAAGTTCATCGGACTGGTTGATTCTTATGTGACGAAAATGCTGGCGCCCGAGATTCAGGTGCATGGCGTATGCATGAACGTGGCGGGCATCGGCATCCTGCTGCGCGGCAAGTCGGGCATCGGCAAGAGCGAGACGGCGCTGACGCTCATCCGCCGGGGGCATCGCCTCGTCTCGGATGACGCGGTCGTCCTGCGCAAGATGAATCCGGAGACGCTGATCGGCTCCCATGATGGCAAGACGCGCGAATTTCTGGCTTTGCGCAGCATCGGACTCATTAACGTGGCCCGCATCTACGGCCGCAGCGCCTTCCAGGAAGAGACCCGCATCGTGCTCGACATCGAGCTGACGAAATGGAAGGACAACGAGCTCAACAACGAGCTGGAGCTGGAGCCCCGGTTCACAGAATATATGGACGTCAAGGTTCCGACCGTCCAGATTCAGCTTCAGCCCGGGCGGGATGTCGCCAGCCTCGTCGAGGCGGCCGCCAACAACTATTATTTGCAGCAGCAGGGATACAGCGCCGCGGAGGAATTCATCTCGCGGCTGAACATGTAA
- a CDS encoding IS256 family transposase, whose protein sequence is MTQYQITLDSQLLHQLFLSESRDEGIATLLESILNQVLQAQATEQLKAGHYERSEERAGYRNGTYPHRLTTRVGQLTLQVPRFRNGQFSTELFARYQRSEQALVLAMMEMVLNGVSTRKVSNITEELCGTEFSKSTVSELCKQLDPLVEEWNNRKLDKAYPFLIVDALYVKVREDGRVRSRGVMIATGINAEGYRELLGLTVDDTESAATWGAFFTHLKSRGLHGVDVITSDHHGGLVSAIRQHFQGVTWQRCQTHFMRNILDAAPKSCRDELKAHVRAIYEAADETSARTLLKRTQEAFEDKAPKAMRVLEEGFDDATAILALPAACRIRTRTTNAVERLNGELRRRERVIRIFPNRASVLRLFGALLIEQDEKWSAGKKYIEMKEYHEWRKKLNKPAA, encoded by the coding sequence ATGACTCAATACCAGATTACCCTAGATTCACAACTTTTGCATCAACTGTTTTTATCCGAATCAAGAGATGAGGGGATAGCGACCTTATTAGAATCTATCTTGAATCAAGTTTTGCAGGCGCAGGCAACGGAACAGTTGAAGGCAGGACACTACGAGCGCTCAGAAGAGCGTGCAGGTTACCGTAATGGAACGTACCCTCATCGGCTGACAACACGGGTGGGTCAATTAACCCTGCAAGTACCGCGTTTCCGCAACGGTCAGTTCTCTACGGAACTCTTTGCTCGTTACCAACGAAGCGAGCAGGCCCTTGTCTTAGCCATGATGGAGATGGTACTTAATGGTGTGTCAACGCGAAAAGTAAGCAATATCACCGAAGAACTGTGCGGAACGGAGTTCTCCAAATCGACCGTTAGTGAACTCTGCAAGCAACTGGATCCCCTTGTAGAGGAGTGGAATAACCGAAAACTGGACAAGGCCTACCCCTTTCTTATTGTCGACGCCCTGTACGTCAAAGTCCGGGAAGACGGCCGTGTGCGCTCACGTGGCGTGATGATTGCCACAGGGATTAATGCGGAGGGCTATCGGGAACTGCTTGGACTTACCGTAGATGATACCGAGTCAGCAGCAACGTGGGGGGCTTTCTTTACGCACCTCAAAAGTCGCGGGTTGCACGGTGTTGATGTCATTACAAGCGACCATCACGGTGGTTTGGTTAGTGCGATTCGGCAACATTTCCAAGGCGTAACCTGGCAACGGTGTCAAACCCACTTTATGCGTAATATTCTGGACGCTGCTCCTAAATCATGCCGTGATGAATTGAAGGCCCATGTAAGGGCCATCTACGAAGCTGCGGACGAGACCAGTGCCCGTACACTGCTGAAACGGACACAAGAAGCATTTGAAGATAAAGCTCCAAAAGCCATGAGGGTCTTGGAAGAGGGCTTTGACGATGCGACAGCGATCTTGGCACTTCCGGCTGCCTGTCGGATACGTACGCGCACCACAAATGCCGTAGAACGTCTAAATGGCGAGTTGCGGCGGCGAGAACGCGTCATTCGCATTTTTCCCAACCGAGCCTCTGTCCTTCGTCTTTTTGGAGCCTTGTTGATTGAGCAGGACGAAAAGTGGTCTGCTGGGAAAAAGTATATCGAGATGAAAGAGTACCATGAGTGGAGGAAGAAGCTAAACAAGCCTGCAGCTTAG
- a CDS encoding M50 family metallopeptidase: MKHWGKTVVFLVVAAVLTRVIPFSSFFRNVDTLVHEFGHAIVTLLVSGKVLYIHLFADHSGVTYSSAAAHSWRFILIALAGYTVSTVFAVLLFYGYARGKQQTGLTAILVVTAISLLFFVRNGYGVMWCIGFLLLTAAICFCPWPWLRQGYYLLVAFIALVESVLGPVFLLILAVQNPGQAGDAANLARLTPVPAALWALLFTAVALIGARECLRLFLHPRKSPRSR, encoded by the coding sequence GTCATTCCGTTTTCTTCTTTCTTTCGCAATGTAGATACGCTCGTGCATGAGTTCGGTCACGCCATAGTCACCCTGCTCGTGTCCGGCAAAGTATTGTATATTCACTTATTCGCCGATCATAGCGGAGTCACGTACTCTTCCGCGGCAGCCCATTCGTGGCGCTTCATTCTTATCGCGCTCGCCGGCTATACCGTCTCGACGGTGTTCGCGGTCCTGCTGTTCTACGGGTATGCCCGCGGCAAGCAGCAGACCGGCTTGACGGCCATTCTCGTCGTGACGGCCATCAGCCTGCTCTTCTTCGTGCGCAACGGCTACGGCGTCATGTGGTGCATCGGCTTCCTGCTCTTGACCGCCGCGATCTGCTTCTGCCCATGGCCGTGGCTGCGGCAAGGCTATTACTTGCTGGTCGCCTTCATCGCCCTGGTGGAGTCGGTCCTGGGCCCCGTATTCTTGCTCATCCTGGCCGTCCAGAATCCGGGCCAGGCCGGAGATGCCGCCAATCTGGCGCGGCTGACCCCGGTTCCGGCCGCCTTGTGGGCGCTCCTGTTCACGGCGGTCGCCCTGATCGGAGCGAGGGAATGCCTGCGGCTCTTCCTTCATCCGAGGAAGAGTCCCCGCTCCCGGTAA